Proteins encoded within one genomic window of Halobacteroides halobius DSM 5150:
- a CDS encoding ArsR/SmtB family transcription factor, producing the protein MSQQTNTTWQENFAQLSKALGHPHRIKIIQILADLPADNHCMVSSIVDQLPISQSTVSQHLKILKKSGWIKGRIDGPRVCYCLEEGIFDRYKKLISNIEQEIN; encoded by the coding sequence ATGTCACAACAAACTAATACGACTTGGCAAGAAAATTTTGCGCAATTATCTAAAGCATTAGGGCATCCTCATCGGATTAAAATAATTCAAATTTTGGCTGATTTACCTGCTGATAATCATTGTATGGTAAGTAGTATTGTCGATCAATTACCTATTTCACAATCTACTGTTTCGCAACATTTAAAAATACTTAAGAAATCTGGTTGGATAAAAGGAAGAATAGACGGGCCAAGGGTCTGTTATTGCTTAGAAGAAGGAATTTTTGACCGCTATAAGAAACTAATTAGTAATATTGAGCAGGAAATAAATTAG